Genomic segment of Desulfovibrio sp.:
GCGGTTGGTGGTCTCAAAGACCAGTCGCTGGGGCTTGGACGTTAGTATCACGCGCTCTTCGGCCAGTTCGCGGTCGTTGAGCGCTTTATTGTCGAGTGCGGCTTGGCTGGGCATGGAAAGGTTCCTCCTGGCGGGAGGCGGATAAAATCATCTTTTGTCCGGCAAGGCAATACCGGGCCCGGCATACCTGGGCCCGGTCAGAAGGAGCCATCGTCTAGCACCTTTCGCCAGCGTACGGGTGTCAGCGGGCGATTAGAACAACGTTGCAAGGGGTTCGTCGGGCAGGTCGTCCTCTTCCGATTCAGGACTCGGCAATGAGACCACCCGCGCGGAGGGGGCATGAGCGCGTTCAGGAGCCGGCAGGCTGAATTCGATCACCCCGTCAGCATGCTCGCGCAGTTTGTCCGAAAGGTAGTAGCCGAATTTGGCCACGAACACCAAAAGCCCGTGTTCCCGGGCAAAATTCATGGCCGGAATCATGTCCGCGTCTCCGGTTAAGAGCACGATCTTATCCACCATGGCCCGAGCGGCCATCCAGGCGATATCGAGCCCCATGAGCATGTCCACCTCCTTCTGCACCAGGTTGATGGCCACGTCCTGGGGCTGAAGGGGGCGGTTGTTCCCAAGTGTTTCCATGATGACGCGCATGTTCTTCTTGTTGAGCTTCCAGCCCTGCATGGCCAGGGACCCAAGGCGAAGCTGCATGCGGGGCATGCGCATGAGGTGGTCGAGGTATTCGTTCTTGATGCGGTATTGATCCGTCGAGCTGAACTCGATCTCCCGCTGGGAGATGGGGTGCACGGCTTTGCCTCCGTAGGGAGGCGAGTCGTAATAGTAGGCGCGGAAGAGCCTGTCACTGGCGAATTCCGCATCATCCATGATGAGATCGCACGCCTGCTTGACCGATTCCGCCGTGGGGGGCTGGCCGAGGCGGGCCTCCAGGTGCTTCATCCAGAAGAAACTACCATCGATGAGGATAGAGACATTCATATCGAGGACTCCGATAAAGTGTATTCAGGGCTTGCCTGTAGGCTTTGCGGTGGACCGCGTCAAAGGGGGAGTATCGAAGCCCTGTGTTTTCCCATACTCCTGCACTGCCCGATGTGGCGTGCGGCATAAAAAAGAATACGCCGCAAGACATGGCCTCATTCCAAGCACGCTGGACATGCTCTCTATTTCCGGGCAAGAAAATTTCATGGCTTATGCTCAGAACGAGTTCGACCCGGCCCACTTGCGCCACCGCGTGGAGAGCCTGCGACGTTGTTTCGATCTGTGCGCCCTCATCAGCTCTTCCATAGACATCGACGACGTTCTCGAACGCATCATGACCGCCTCACGCCAAGCCCTGAACGCGGAGACATGCAGCCTCCTGCTCACCGACCAGGACACCGGCGACCTTGTCTTCACCGTGGCCCAGGGGCCGGTGGCCGACCAGCTCCCGAAGGGGCACGTGCTCAAACGCGGCGAGGGCATCGCCGGATGGGTGCAGGTGAACTCCAAGCCAGTACTGGCCCCGGACGCCTACGCCGACCCTCGTTTCAACCCAGAGGTGGACCGTAAGACCGGCTACCGCACCCGCACCATCATGTGCGTTCCCTTGGCCGCGAAAAACCACCCCATCGGCGTGGCCGCGCTCATGAACAAGAACGACGGCGCCGCCTTCACCGAAGAAGACCTGGAGCTTTTCACCATCATTGCGGCCCAGGCCTCCATCGCCATCGACAATGCCCGGCTCCATCTGGCCATGCTTACCAAACAGCGTCTCGAATTCGAACTCGAGATCGCGGCCAGCATCCAGCGTGACTTTTTGCCCCATTCCTCCCCCTGCGTTCCCGGCTTCGAACTGGCCGGCACCAGCATTTCCTGCGATTCCACGGGTGGCGACTATTTCGATTATCTGGCCCATCCAGAGCCTGGGGCCCGCGGTTTTTCAGTTGCAGTGGGCGACGTGAGCGGGCACGGCATCCCGGCCGCCCTGCTCATGGCCAGCGCCAGGGCGCTCATCCGGGCCAGAGCGTCTCTTACAGGCATGCTGGCCGAAATGCTCACGGACGTGAACCGGCTCATGAGCCACGATACCGGCCAATCCGGACGCTTCATGACCCTTTTCTGGCTGGCCCTCGATCCCGAAAGAGGGATGATGAGCTACGTGAAAGCCGGCCACGACCCAGCCATCATCTTCACCCCGAGCACCCAGTCCTTCCACGACCTCACAGCCAAGGGCATCCCCCTGGGCGTGGAGCCCTGTTACGGTTACGAGCAGGGGTTCAAGCACGGCTTCGAGGCGGGAGAAATCATCGTGCTCGGCACCGACGGAATATGGGAGTGCCGCAACTCTGAAGGGGAAATGTACGGCAAGGATCGCCTGCGCCAGACCGTTGCCTCCCATTCCAGCCTCCACGCCAGGGACATCCTGGAAGCATGCATGTGCGACGTTGAAACGTTCCGTGGAAAAGCCCCACGCCAGGACGACCTTACCCTGGTTGTCATCAAGGCCCTCAAAGACAGTCGCTAGTGCACACAAAAATGTAACAAACAGCCTTGAGTTACATTTTTGTACCCATCGCTCGACTACCATTGATAATGAAAACTCAATTATAACAGCACGATTTTCGATGAATGGCCCTGGCATGGTTGTTGCCCATTGGGAGATGAAGTGAGAAATGCGCTTCATTTCCCAAACGGGAGGTACACGCCATGATCGACTGGATCCTTATCGGAACTCTTCTGGCCATTGTTGGCTTGCACTGGTTGTTTGAACTCATTCCCGGCCGGGCTCGCTGCATGTGGTGCTCGGAGCTCTCCCTGGAGCCCGTGCCCGTAGAACGTCCCAAAAGGCGCCATTGCCGCAGATGACCCCGGAGGCCGTTCTCTCTCCTCTGCTTCTGACTCTCAAGGTGGCCACGCTGGCCACCTTGGGGTCATTGGCCCTGGGAATACCGGCAGCCTACGTGATCGGACGAAAAGCCTTCCCGGGCCGGGCCCTGCTTGACGCCCTGGCTACGATGCCGCTGGTGCTGCCACCAACGGTGCTCGGGTACTACATGCTGGTATTGTTCGGCCGCCAGGGACTGTTCGGAAAATGGCTGAACGACGCCTTCGGGGTGACCCTGCTGTTCAGCTGGCAGGGCGCCGCCCTGGCCTCGGCCGTGGTGGCGTTCCCACTGGTTTTCACAACCGCCAGGGCCGCATTCGACAGCGTGGACGTGAGCCTGGCTGACGCGGCCCGCACGCTCGGGGCCTCCAGCTTCTCGGTGTTCGCCCGGATCAACCTGCCTCTGGCCTGGCGGGGGATCCTGGCAGGGGGCATGCTGGCCTTCGCTCGGGGCATGGGCGAATTCGGTGCCACCCTCATGATCGCGGGCAACATTCCGGGCAAGACCCAGACCCTCTCCCTGGCGGTATACGACGCGGTCATGGCCGGACGAGACGACCAGGCTCTGTTCCTGGTCGTTGTGGTCTCCCTGGTGAGTCTAACCATCCTGGTGAGTTCCGGCAAACTGTTGAGGCCAAGACCATGAACATTCAGGTGGACATCGAGGCCACTTTGGGCGGCGCGGAGCGAAATTTCCACCTGCGAACGGCCTTTGAGGCTTCAGGAAACGCCGTCGTTTTGTTCGGCCCTTCAGGTTCCGGCAAAACCATCACACTGCAGGCCATGGCTGGGCTCATGCGCCCGGCGGGAGGGCGCATCGAACTGGGCGGACGAGTTCTCTTCGACTCCCGTTCCAAGGTGGACCTGCCTCCGCGCAGGCGCGGACTCGGCTATCTTTTCCAGCACTATGCCCTGTTTCCGCA
This window contains:
- the modB gene encoding molybdate ABC transporter permease subunit; this encodes MTPEAVLSPLLLTLKVATLATLGSLALGIPAAYVIGRKAFPGRALLDALATMPLVLPPTVLGYYMLVLFGRQGLFGKWLNDAFGVTLLFSWQGAALASAVVAFPLVFTTARAAFDSVDVSLADAARTLGASSFSVFARINLPLAWRGILAGGMLAFARGMGEFGATLMIAGNIPGKTQTLSLAVYDAVMAGRDDQALFLVVVVSLVSLTILVSSGKLLRPRP
- a CDS encoding SpoIIE family protein phosphatase codes for the protein MAYAQNEFDPAHLRHRVESLRRCFDLCALISSSIDIDDVLERIMTASRQALNAETCSLLLTDQDTGDLVFTVAQGPVADQLPKGHVLKRGEGIAGWVQVNSKPVLAPDAYADPRFNPEVDRKTGYRTRTIMCVPLAAKNHPIGVAALMNKNDGAAFTEEDLELFTIIAAQASIAIDNARLHLAMLTKQRLEFELEIAASIQRDFLPHSSPCVPGFELAGTSISCDSTGGDYFDYLAHPEPGARGFSVAVGDVSGHGIPAALLMASARALIRARASLTGMLAEMLTDVNRLMSHDTGQSGRFMTLFWLALDPERGMMSYVKAGHDPAIIFTPSTQSFHDLTAKGIPLGVEPCYGYEQGFKHGFEAGEIIVLGTDGIWECRNSEGEMYGKDRLRQTVASHSSLHARDILEACMCDVETFRGKAPRQDDLTLVVIKALKDSR
- a CDS encoding NYN domain-containing protein, yielding MNVSILIDGSFFWMKHLEARLGQPPTAESVKQACDLIMDDAEFASDRLFRAYYYDSPPYGGKAVHPISQREIEFSSTDQYRIKNEYLDHLMRMPRMQLRLGSLAMQGWKLNKKNMRVIMETLGNNRPLQPQDVAINLVQKEVDMLMGLDIAWMAARAMVDKIVLLTGDADMIPAMNFAREHGLLVFVAKFGYYLSDKLREHADGVIEFSLPAPERAHAPSARVVSLPSPESEEDDLPDEPLATLF